In one Prosthecobacter debontii genomic region, the following are encoded:
- a CDS encoding glycosyltransferase, whose protein sequence is MKIALMMGSLSRLAGGLLEANRRLTQGWDQNGDDVQIFGVKDRFTDADAKLWAPLKPITYPYLGPARFGYAPQLDARLSSFAPDVLHSQGLWTYTSLAASRWKRRVGGLEVIHPHGMMDPWALRNSAWKKRVMAALFERRHLLTASCLRALCQSELESIRQYGFRGPVCVVPNGMDVPEISTQGARHPNLPKGKKVLLYLGRLHPKKGLANLIRAWATLPNRHSWILVIAGWDDGGHSDDLKKLVAEVSVEDDVTFLGPQFGSDKEMLYRGCEAFVLPSFSEGLPMVVLEAWAFAKPVLMTPMCNLPEGFNGGAALSALPEVDSLVAGLTQMFAFSAEERERMGQAGRRLVQEQFSWRRVVEDLSEVNRWLVHGGSLPECVARL, encoded by the coding sequence ATGAAAATTGCGCTTATGATGGGTAGCCTTTCCCGGTTGGCGGGGGGGCTGCTCGAAGCCAACCGGCGTCTGACTCAAGGCTGGGATCAAAATGGTGATGATGTCCAGATTTTTGGAGTAAAAGATCGCTTCACCGATGCGGATGCAAAGCTGTGGGCACCGCTCAAACCTATTACATATCCATATCTCGGACCTGCTCGTTTTGGCTATGCACCGCAGCTAGATGCCCGACTTTCTTCTTTTGCGCCCGATGTTCTTCACTCACAAGGCTTATGGACCTACACATCGTTAGCCGCTTCGCGATGGAAGCGGCGAGTTGGCGGGCTGGAAGTGATTCATCCTCACGGGATGATGGACCCATGGGCTTTGAGAAATTCGGCTTGGAAAAAGCGTGTTATGGCGGCGTTGTTCGAGCGACGACATCTATTGACGGCGAGTTGTCTTCGAGCTTTATGCCAGTCAGAACTTGAATCTATCCGCCAATACGGATTTCGAGGACCGGTGTGTGTGGTGCCCAACGGCATGGATGTGCCCGAAATCTCTACCCAGGGTGCCAGGCATCCGAACCTACCCAAAGGAAAGAAGGTGTTGCTTTACTTGGGGCGTTTGCATCCCAAAAAAGGCTTGGCCAACTTGATCCGAGCCTGGGCCACTTTACCCAATCGCCATAGCTGGATTCTCGTCATTGCAGGCTGGGACGACGGCGGACACAGCGATGATTTGAAGAAGCTGGTAGCAGAAGTTTCGGTCGAGGATGACGTGACTTTTCTGGGACCTCAGTTCGGCTCAGACAAGGAGATGCTTTATCGTGGATGTGAGGCGTTTGTCCTGCCTTCATTTAGCGAAGGGTTGCCGATGGTTGTATTGGAGGCTTGGGCCTTTGCGAAACCCGTTTTAATGACGCCGATGTGTAATTTGCCAGAAGGATTCAATGGAGGCGCTGCTCTGTCAGCACTTCCAGAAGTGGATTCTCTCGTCGCGGGGCTGACACAAATGTTTGCGTTTTCGGCTGAAGAGCGTGAACGAATGGGGCAAGCAGGTCGTCGATTGGTTCAGGAACAGTTTTCTTGGCGCCGTGTTGTCGAGGATCTGTCAGAAGTCAATCGCTGGCTGGTTCATGGAGGATCTCTGCCTGAGTGTGTCGCACGGCTCTAG
- a CDS encoding putative colanic acid biosynthesis acetyltransferase has product MENAVQTNRAEAKYSRREQALRVLWGIGHLLFRMSPRPCFGFRRWMLRLFGARVGKGVNVYPSAHIYFPWNLEIGDWSCIGEWALVYNLGAVKIGDRSTISQRVHLCAGTHDYRDASMPLLKLPIDIGASVWVCADAFVGPGVKVGTGAVIGARAVAVKDVAPWTVVAGNPARIVKPRPQFESHPEAGADS; this is encoded by the coding sequence ATGGAAAACGCAGTCCAGACCAATCGCGCAGAGGCGAAATACTCTAGGCGTGAGCAAGCTTTAAGAGTGTTATGGGGTATCGGGCATCTTTTGTTTCGAATGAGTCCGAGGCCATGCTTCGGTTTCCGCCGCTGGATGTTGAGACTGTTTGGCGCTAGGGTTGGGAAAGGCGTCAACGTGTATCCGTCTGCTCATATTTACTTTCCGTGGAATTTGGAAATTGGGGATTGGTCGTGCATCGGTGAATGGGCATTGGTTTACAATCTGGGTGCCGTAAAAATTGGCGACCGTTCGACCATTTCCCAACGGGTGCATTTGTGTGCGGGGACACACGATTACCGAGATGCCTCAATGCCTTTGCTGAAGCTGCCCATCGACATCGGTGCTTCGGTTTGGGTATGTGCCGATGCCTTTGTGGGACCTGGAGTGAAGGTCGGAACAGGAGCCGTGATCGGTGCCCGTGCCGTAGCTGTTAAAGATGTGGCTCCATGGACCGTTGTTGCTGGTAATCCTGCACGAATCGTTAAACCTCGTCCTCAATTCGAAAGTCATCCAGAGGCTGGCGCTGACTCATGA
- a CDS encoding glycosyltransferase has translation MSQVHLVVPCYRESARIGTFLPDLCALMDSLGGITVQVVEDGSGPEEQAKMRALITRWRGEYACLQETLLLPENLGKGGAIYASWSQAAESVEWLGFVDADGACPASEVKRLIQMTRSGEHGSQALFASRVKMLGRDVRRLLKRHLLGRVYATLVSELLNIPIYDSQCGLKVVSKKAYVGIADCLTIQGFAFDVELLVKLLDSHCRVIEVPIDWQEIPGGKVRLVHDAIAMAKDVWSIRQHRRQES, from the coding sequence ATGAGTCAAGTTCACCTCGTGGTTCCCTGTTATCGGGAAAGTGCTCGGATTGGGACTTTCCTGCCGGATTTATGCGCTTTGATGGACTCTTTGGGCGGAATCACCGTGCAGGTGGTCGAGGATGGCTCCGGCCCTGAGGAGCAGGCGAAGATGAGGGCTCTGATCACGAGGTGGCGTGGCGAATACGCGTGCCTGCAGGAAACACTGCTTCTCCCCGAGAATCTGGGTAAAGGCGGGGCCATTTATGCCAGTTGGTCGCAGGCAGCTGAGAGCGTAGAGTGGCTTGGATTTGTGGATGCGGATGGTGCCTGCCCGGCCTCTGAGGTGAAGCGCTTGATCCAGATGACGCGTTCAGGTGAGCATGGCAGCCAAGCATTGTTCGCCTCTCGTGTTAAAATGTTAGGGCGAGATGTGCGACGGCTTTTAAAGCGTCATTTATTAGGCCGTGTTTACGCCACCCTCGTCTCTGAGCTTCTCAACATTCCGATTTACGATTCACAGTGTGGTTTGAAGGTGGTGTCCAAAAAGGCTTATGTTGGGATCGCGGATTGTCTAACGATTCAGGGTTTTGCCTTCGATGTGGAGCTACTCGTGAAATTGCTGGACAGCCATTGCAGGGTGATTGAGGTGCCGATTGATTGGCAGGAGATTCCTGGAGGCAAGGTGAGGCTGGTTCACGATGCCATCGCAATGGCCAAGGACGTGTGGAGTATTCGTCAACACCGACGTCAAGAAAGCTGA
- a CDS encoding O-antigen ligase family protein, producing the protein MPKATLEAWLGLLVGLVWFWACLAHGAADAGRRVAIYTLAVGGAVVVAASWVDAYLQPILWWPRYDVYTWDVFGPFANRNHTASLNAITSILCAASAYDAYRRKSRLVWFFGVIFWMPFTAILMNTSRGGLLILFLGLIAWVTTSAMKRGTLRKLAVGGALLIVIISVASVSGGKLGSRIRGLLQEDNSSVVESSMRVDLARQVVRQFTENPWVGKGLGTFSSVFPQVSTMNNPMFKFWHPESDVLLLLFEGGLLLVLPSSLLLVWIARSSGPWATSRSDKSRDRSGRRLRQAAAIGAGMALIHSVFDMPNHILAYGMQTMLLLGLAIRPQVLTVRSGWVSQSMARMLGLAVFCLGVLWLGIGLRQWAPDLKSAAFFLRGEAIEENKDGRYREALALVDRCIWLSPMDCRLYYFRGQLLLKLRQRPERALVEFGRSRALEPDYAALCYEEGIYWLKFAPEYAMIPWRECLQREARGGSTSTLNYQRMVSASVPYAELLAPLWNLAENTNKQMVFMEHIHPQYWNEYLPKFIEKHPKLDQLEHQHLRLLMKLWHERGNREELIQMLESNADLQPFGWRTLAIEMARQGRYEEALIMAKKFLKRPGKPPIIAGANVPRLERAFLFNPTDVRPGIELYFAQRAAHDLKGARATAERVTLLPDAPAYMKVELALLDAELGDQRRAWEMMEQAMELIPDS; encoded by the coding sequence GTGCCCAAGGCGACTCTGGAAGCTTGGTTAGGCTTATTGGTCGGGCTTGTCTGGTTTTGGGCGTGTTTAGCGCATGGGGCTGCAGATGCCGGGCGCAGAGTTGCCATCTACACACTCGCTGTCGGTGGAGCGGTGGTCGTTGCTGCGTCTTGGGTGGATGCCTATCTCCAGCCCATACTTTGGTGGCCACGCTACGACGTTTACACGTGGGATGTATTCGGTCCCTTTGCGAATCGAAATCATACCGCCAGTCTCAATGCGATCACGAGCATTTTGTGTGCGGCCTCCGCTTATGATGCCTACCGTAGAAAGTCCCGCTTAGTGTGGTTTTTCGGAGTGATATTTTGGATGCCTTTCACGGCGATTTTAATGAATACTTCGCGTGGTGGCTTGCTGATCCTCTTTCTCGGATTGATTGCTTGGGTGACTACGTCGGCGATGAAGCGAGGAACGTTGCGCAAATTGGCGGTGGGTGGTGCGCTATTGATCGTCATCATCTCGGTAGCTTCGGTTTCTGGCGGAAAGTTAGGAAGTCGCATCCGTGGTTTGCTTCAGGAGGATAATAGTTCTGTTGTCGAGTCGTCCATGCGTGTGGATTTAGCACGGCAAGTCGTCAGGCAGTTCACTGAGAATCCTTGGGTTGGCAAAGGCCTGGGCACCTTTAGCTCTGTGTTTCCTCAGGTTTCCACAATGAACAATCCGATGTTCAAGTTCTGGCATCCGGAGAGTGATGTGCTGCTTCTCCTCTTTGAAGGAGGCCTTCTACTGGTGCTGCCCTCTAGTCTGCTACTGGTGTGGATCGCTCGGTCCTCGGGTCCGTGGGCTACCTCTCGGAGTGATAAGTCACGAGATCGCTCGGGCCGGAGATTGAGACAGGCTGCCGCTATTGGGGCGGGGATGGCATTGATACATTCTGTTTTCGACATGCCCAATCATATCTTGGCCTATGGCATGCAGACGATGTTGCTGTTGGGCTTGGCGATTCGGCCGCAGGTGCTGACGGTAAGATCAGGGTGGGTGAGCCAAAGTATGGCTAGAATGCTTGGTTTGGCCGTTTTTTGTTTGGGTGTTTTATGGCTGGGTATCGGCCTTCGTCAATGGGCTCCAGACTTGAAGTCTGCAGCGTTTTTTTTGCGTGGAGAGGCTATCGAGGAAAACAAAGATGGGCGCTATCGGGAAGCCTTGGCTTTAGTGGACCGGTGCATTTGGCTTTCGCCGATGGATTGCCGGTTGTATTATTTCCGTGGGCAGTTGCTCCTGAAGCTGAGACAAAGACCGGAAAGAGCGTTGGTGGAGTTTGGTCGTTCGCGGGCCTTGGAGCCTGACTATGCGGCTCTCTGTTATGAGGAAGGTATCTACTGGCTGAAGTTTGCTCCTGAATATGCCATGATCCCATGGCGGGAGTGTTTGCAGCGAGAAGCGCGAGGAGGCAGCACCTCGACTTTGAACTATCAACGAATGGTCAGTGCGTCCGTTCCATACGCTGAGTTGCTTGCACCTCTGTGGAATCTCGCTGAAAATACCAATAAGCAGATGGTGTTTATGGAGCACATTCATCCACAGTATTGGAATGAATATCTGCCGAAGTTTATCGAGAAGCATCCTAAGTTAGACCAATTGGAGCACCAGCATCTAAGATTGCTTATGAAGCTTTGGCATGAGCGAGGCAATCGTGAGGAACTGATTCAGATGCTGGAATCCAATGCTGATCTCCAACCGTTTGGCTGGCGCACGCTCGCTATCGAGATGGCACGCCAAGGCCGGTATGAAGAAGCTTTGATCATGGCCAAAAAATTCCTCAAACGGCCAGGTAAGCCTCCAATCATTGCGGGCGCGAATGTGCCTCGGCTTGAGCGAGCGTTCCTCTTTAATCCGACGGATGTGAGGCCTGGTATCGAGCTCTACTTCGCTCAGCGGGCTGCGCATGA
- a CDS encoding MraY family glycosyltransferase, with translation MIIRRFNTIGIDQPDGRRKLHDRAVSRLGGVPIYASVVLGVLAAALFTGVTFSGWLPVLLCNSLMFTVGLADDLKPLGARVKLVGQLGAALILYSFGLSIDVLSNPFGPGGLELGWWSLPLTLFWLVAIPNVINLIDGMDGLAGGFGLFLSLTLAIVGYVSGMPDIMIVSIVMAGALSGFLFFNFPPARIFLGDGGAYLIGFFVASVSLKSSNKGSIIAALLVIVIALGVPILDTGFAILRRAIRGVPIFRADAEHIHHRLILLGYSKGRALVAMYSVCVVLSLVGISILLTKGIALPVAGAILFLLAIGAARYLGYVRSWSNLRQQINLAMQRRHRLEHARAHARVLDFDIEVCESVEEFADTFFDRVNWIGFRSEAAENTAAVRLYLADGRYCVLYRPQNQFEDGEWQRRGDELVTVLDRCLERWGKLPARLERI, from the coding sequence ATGATCATCCGGCGGTTCAATACGATTGGTATTGATCAACCCGATGGGAGGAGAAAACTCCACGACCGCGCGGTGTCTCGTCTTGGTGGAGTTCCTATTTACGCATCCGTCGTGTTAGGTGTACTGGCTGCGGCTTTGTTTACGGGAGTGACCTTCAGTGGTTGGCTACCCGTATTGCTCTGCAATTCGCTGATGTTCACGGTGGGGCTTGCCGATGATTTGAAGCCCTTGGGAGCGCGTGTGAAACTCGTCGGGCAGCTGGGAGCCGCTTTGATTCTTTATTCCTTCGGTTTATCCATTGATGTTCTGAGTAATCCATTTGGTCCCGGTGGATTGGAACTCGGTTGGTGGAGCCTGCCGCTGACCCTTTTTTGGTTGGTCGCGATTCCGAATGTGATCAATTTGATCGATGGTATGGATGGCTTGGCGGGTGGGTTTGGCCTGTTTCTATCGCTGACTTTAGCCATTGTCGGTTACGTCTCTGGCATGCCGGACATCATGATTGTCTCAATTGTGATGGCAGGTGCGTTGTCTGGTTTCTTGTTTTTCAATTTTCCACCGGCACGTATCTTCCTTGGCGATGGTGGTGCTTATCTGATCGGCTTTTTTGTGGCTTCCGTTTCTCTGAAAAGTTCGAACAAAGGGTCGATCATTGCCGCTTTGCTAGTGATTGTCATTGCACTTGGTGTGCCCATCTTAGATACAGGCTTTGCCATCTTACGAAGGGCCATTCGCGGAGTGCCCATCTTTAGAGCAGACGCAGAGCACATCCATCACAGGCTGATCTTGCTAGGGTATAGTAAAGGGCGCGCTTTGGTGGCTATGTATTCGGTCTGCGTGGTCTTGAGTCTTGTGGGGATCAGTATTCTGCTGACGAAGGGGATCGCTCTACCTGTGGCTGGTGCGATATTGTTCCTGCTCGCTATCGGGGCCGCTCGCTATTTGGGCTACGTGCGCAGTTGGTCAAATCTCAGGCAGCAGATCAATCTCGCCATGCAACGTCGTCACCGCCTGGAGCATGCTCGGGCTCACGCGCGAGTTTTGGATTTTGATATCGAGGTTTGTGAATCGGTCGAAGAATTTGCCGACACCTTTTTTGATAGGGTGAACTGGATCGGCTTTCGATCGGAGGCTGCTGAGAACACGGCGGCTGTGCGGCTTTATTTAGCCGATGGACGTTACTGCGTCTTATATCGTCCTCAAAATCAGTTTGAAGACGGAGAGTGGCAGCGCCGGGGAGATGAGCTCGTGACGGTATTGGACCGCTGTTTAGAGCGCTGGGGGAAGCTGCCTGCCAGGCTCGAGCGTATTTGA
- a CDS encoding glycosyltransferase family 2 protein, with product MTAPISVSICIPVKNEAVNLPACLSALKDFDDIVVVDSGSTDETAKIAERAGATVLQFRWNGQFPKKRNWALNHHSFKYPWILFLDADERMNPTFVEELRRVLPTTSHVGFWISFTNWFMGAPLHHGDVFRKLALFRREAGAYERFPEDYWSHLDMEVHEHPLLHGSVGELKSRLDHQDYRGLKNYLARHNEYSSWEANRYLWLDQADVSAWAELNPRQKFKYRNLHRWWLAWLYWFVAVIVKKGFLDGPPGIALGRFKRHYFQEIRLKIQEARRTGKAA from the coding sequence ATGACTGCTCCTATTTCAGTTTCCATCTGTATTCCGGTCAAAAATGAGGCCGTGAATTTGCCGGCCTGTTTATCAGCACTGAAGGATTTCGATGATATTGTCGTTGTGGATTCTGGCAGCACTGATGAGACGGCCAAGATTGCGGAACGAGCTGGGGCGACAGTCTTGCAGTTTCGATGGAACGGGCAGTTTCCCAAGAAGCGAAATTGGGCGCTCAATCATCATTCATTCAAATATCCTTGGATTCTGTTCCTGGATGCAGATGAGCGAATGAATCCTACATTCGTGGAGGAATTAAGGCGCGTTTTACCGACGACATCCCATGTCGGTTTTTGGATCTCGTTCACGAATTGGTTTATGGGGGCGCCACTTCACCATGGGGATGTCTTTCGCAAGTTGGCTTTGTTTCGCAGAGAGGCTGGCGCATACGAGCGATTTCCAGAAGACTACTGGAGTCACTTGGACATGGAGGTTCATGAGCATCCCCTATTGCATGGTTCCGTAGGTGAGTTAAAAAGCCGCCTGGATCATCAGGATTATCGTGGGCTTAAAAACTACCTGGCACGACACAATGAATACTCCTCCTGGGAGGCCAATCGTTACTTGTGGTTAGATCAAGCGGATGTTTCTGCCTGGGCTGAGTTGAATCCGAGGCAGAAATTCAAATATCGCAATCTCCATCGGTGGTGGCTGGCGTGGCTTTATTGGTTTGTCGCGGTCATTGTTAAAAAGGGATTTCTGGACGGACCTCCGGGTATCGCTCTAGGCCGCTTCAAGCGTCATTATTTTCAAGAGATCCGTTTGAAAATTCAGGAAGCGCGGAGGACTGGAAAAGCGGCATGA
- a CDS encoding glycosyltransferase family 4 protein: MRILLLNQCFYPDHVATAQHLTDLALGLKAEGHEVTVVASSRGYDNPQNHYSAYEVWQGIEIHRIWTPGLGKKAKWRRLVDFACFWLSATFILLRLPRFDVTVCLTSPPLISTLGTAVAALKGGGVVPWVMDLNPDEAVAAGWLRAGGAVERTLSFLQGWSFRRAARIVALDRFMAARLMAKGVPSAVIHTDPPWSHDDAVRFDPEGRRTFREEHGLQDKFVIMYSGNHSPCHPLDTLLEAALKMRTQRPLHFLFVGGGSEFEKVKAFRQEHDLDSITTLPYQPMSRLAASLSSADLHVVVLGEPFVGIVHPCKIYNILALGTPFLTIGPEESHLTDLVKQLPTNETAFSAPNGSVDKVMSVLSEAVSRGFKGPSVESQKLAREFAMEKLRSKLIRVIEEVAATK, translated from the coding sequence ATGCGTATTCTGTTACTCAATCAGTGTTTCTATCCCGATCATGTGGCCACTGCGCAGCATCTGACGGACCTAGCTTTGGGTCTGAAAGCGGAGGGCCATGAGGTGACTGTCGTGGCCTCTTCACGCGGTTATGACAATCCGCAAAACCATTACTCTGCTTATGAAGTTTGGCAGGGTATCGAGATTCATCGCATCTGGACGCCAGGCTTGGGAAAAAAAGCCAAGTGGCGGCGCTTGGTGGACTTTGCCTGCTTTTGGCTGAGCGCCACGTTCATCTTGCTTCGATTGCCGCGCTTCGATGTCACCGTGTGTCTGACTTCCCCTCCTTTAATTTCGACATTGGGCACGGCGGTAGCGGCCTTGAAGGGGGGCGGTGTGGTGCCCTGGGTTATGGACTTGAATCCTGATGAAGCTGTGGCTGCCGGCTGGCTACGTGCGGGAGGGGCGGTGGAACGCACCCTGAGTTTCCTCCAGGGATGGAGTTTCCGTCGGGCGGCACGGATCGTTGCTCTAGATCGTTTTATGGCTGCGCGTTTGATGGCGAAGGGCGTGCCTTCGGCTGTGATTCACACGGATCCTCCTTGGTCTCACGATGATGCGGTGAGATTTGACCCTGAAGGACGCCGGACCTTTCGTGAGGAGCATGGACTGCAGGACAAGTTCGTGATCATGTATTCCGGCAATCATAGCCCCTGTCATCCGCTGGACACGCTTTTAGAAGCGGCTTTAAAGATGCGGACGCAGCGGCCCCTGCATTTCTTGTTTGTGGGAGGAGGGAGTGAGTTTGAGAAAGTGAAAGCTTTCCGCCAGGAACATGATCTGGATAGTATCACGACCTTACCCTACCAACCGATGTCTCGTTTGGCGGCTTCCTTGTCTTCCGCAGATCTGCATGTTGTGGTTCTCGGGGAGCCATTTGTGGGAATTGTGCATCCATGTAAGATCTACAATATCCTGGCACTAGGAACGCCATTTTTAACCATTGGTCCGGAAGAGAGTCATCTGACGGATTTGGTGAAACAGTTGCCAACGAACGAGACGGCCTTTTCGGCACCGAACGGCAGTGTGGACAAAGTGATGAGTGTTCTTAGCGAGGCTGTCTCACGTGGATTCAAAGGACCTTCTGTGGAGTCTCAAAAACTGGCTCGTGAGTTTGCGATGGAAAAACTTCGCTCAAAATTGATTCGAGTCATCGAAGAAGTTGCTGCAACCAAGTGA